From Pseudomonas sp. stari2:
GCATTTTCATCCCATGGGTTTCGAAGCCACGATGGACGCACCGGGCAGCATGATCGCCCGCCTGTTCGATCGGGCCAGCGGCGAAACCCTGATCGCCATTGCCGGCATTCCCTGTGCCACGGTAATGAACGCAGCGGATGTCGAACGAATAATCGAAGCCGTGGAGGATGAGCTTGAAGCTTTTGTTCCTCCAGAGTCCCTCAGGAGTTATGCCTAACTTATTGATTAAAAATAAAAAGCCCGCTGCGTGCGGGCTTTTTTGTGGGCGATCGGTTCAGGCGGTTTTCTTTTCCGGCCGATGATCGATGAAGAACAGCTTCCCCTTGGCGACCCGATCGGACGCGCGCGGCATGTTCACTGCCTGGCCGTCCTGCGGCTCGACGTACCAGTAGCAATGACTCACCGCCCGGGTGATGCCGACATAGGCCAGGCGCAGGATTTCGTCCTTCTGCGCGGTGTCATAAGGCTCGTTGTCGCCGGCCTTGCCCAGCCCGGCCATGCGGTAGACCTGATTTTTATACGGCGAACTGGTCAGGTACTGACAGTCACCGAGCAGGAACACCGCATCGGCCTGCAAGCCTTTGGCGCTGTGATAGGTCAGCTGCTTCAAGCGCCGGGACTCGTATGGCAAGCTCGAATCAACATTAACTATCGACATAATATGCTGTTCTATCAATAACTTATCGCTACTTTTTCGATAAAGCATCAGGATGGAATCGCCCTTTCTGTAGTGCTCCGCCAAGCGCTGGCCGAGTGCCTGATCGTCGCGTTCCAGTACGTTGACCGGTTGTAGCAGCTTCTCCTCGCCGCTGGCCTTGGCTTTCTTGCCGGGAATCGCCGGCGCGGCACGGACGATGTGCTCTGCCGCATCAATGATGTGCTGATGGCTGCGATAGTTGTCGCTGAGCATCACCCGCGTGGTGCTCGGCGATGAGAACTCCTTGTTGAACTCCATGAAGTAGCTCGGCGAGCTGCCGCGCCAACCGTAAATCGACTGCCAGTCATCGCCCACGCACAGCAAGGATGAACGTTGTGCCCCGCGCCCGACATGCATGGCCGGGCCACGGCTGCGGATCTCCGCAAGGCTGGCGCGTATCCACGAGACAATCTGTGGCGATACATCCTGGAATTCATCGATCATCAGGTGCGACATGGGCCGCAGCAGTTCATCGCTGAGCAGTTTGAGGTTTTCCGGCGAGTGCTCGCTGAACAGCGCGAACATACGATTGTAGGTCATGACCGGTGGCTTCTGATCGAGCAAATGATCTTCCAGCGCGCGCCAGAACAGGCTCAGCGCTTCAAAGAAAAACCGGTCCGGATCATCCTTGGCGAAACTCATGCGGCCAACGGCGTCCGGTACATCCAGGCCCAGGTTTTCGATAAAGCCGGCGGCGGCGACAAAACAGTCCAGCAGCGGCGCGGATGCGAGCTCGCCCTTGACCTTGTAATCGAAGCCCGGCCCAGCACTGGCATCCCCTGCCAACGTGGCTAGCACACGTCTAGACGATTCGTAGGTATCTAGCCAAATCAATGGTTTACGGCAGAAAGCTTGAAACAGGGTGCGTTTTACAGCCCACTCTGCGCGGACCGTCAACTTGGCGTTGGGGCGGCAGACTTGCGGGTTTTCCTTCGGATCGAAGCCCAAAATGACCCAGGCATCGAGACTCGGGATGTAGCCATGACA
This genomic window contains:
- a CDS encoding DUF1652 domain-containing protein, with protein sequence MNKGSSKVTFPNACQLMRWHFHPMGFEATMDAPGSMIARLFDRASGETLIAIAGIPCATVMNAADVERIIEAVEDELEAFVPPESLRSYA
- a CDS encoding UvrD-helicase domain-containing protein gives rise to the protein MAQHTPDLPPELRPLAEMPWFKRLAARFLGHGLTQLRAQHRASWLHGQADGFRSGHTAGFDYGYKEGKAEGLEEGRQVLLIRDSRSTEHRAPGIDNHLFDDWRLPLTAELKKRIKADVARLLPAHAQPSVAQWKMIFSDTPSTSVVAGAGAGKSTTLVLRILLLTHYLGFELDSMTVVTFTRESRKDFINKLIQLFALWGQTLSQKTARDLVRTFHSRILPMVRSLPGFERLQAFENLSLRPQGGDDDVDSNPFDLRINDAQRQQLNACYLRLYTEDERFRQLIQPLSRHALQLKELERDHPDVQKRVAVTELAARRDEELCDVIEDLWFRAGAWPIKGVEPNRQTFEINGATFHCHGYIPSLDAWVILGFDPKENPQVCRPNAKLTVRAEWAVKRTLFQAFCRKPLIWLDTYESSRRVLATLAGDASAGPGFDYKVKGELASAPLLDCFVAAAGFIENLGLDVPDAVGRMSFAKDDPDRFFFEALSLFWRALEDHLLDQKPPVMTYNRMFALFSEHSPENLKLLSDELLRPMSHLMIDEFQDVSPQIVSWIRASLAEIRSRGPAMHVGRGAQRSSLLCVGDDWQSIYGWRGSSPSYFMEFNKEFSSPSTTRVMLSDNYRSHQHIIDAAEHIVRAAPAIPGKKAKASGEEKLLQPVNVLERDDQALGQRLAEHYRKGDSILMLYRKSSDKLLIEQHIMSIVNVDSSLPYESRRLKQLTYHSAKGLQADAVFLLGDCQYLTSSPYKNQVYRMAGLGKAGDNEPYDTAQKDEILRLAYVGITRAVSHCYWYVEPQDGQAVNMPRASDRVAKGKLFFIDHRPEKKTA